The following are encoded together in the Arcticibacterium luteifluviistationis genome:
- a CDS encoding SusC/RagA family TonB-linked outer membrane protein, translating into MRKKLPVWKVFIFSLISCYSMAQSMNVTGTVVEDDGTPLYGVNVTVKGTTNGAITDDAGEYSITVTKGQTITYSYVGFDAQDITVGNANVINVTLAPDASVLGEVVVTALGVARDKRALQYSVTEVSGENFTKARENNLGNSLSGRVAGVNVSAPSTGPGGSSRIIIRGNKTLGGQNQPLYVIDGVPMDNSQNGNAGMWGGSDGGDGLSSLNPDDIESITVLKGANAAALYGSRGGNGVINVTTKKGTKRKGIGVEYGLNYVAEAINDQSDLQDQFGQGSYVNGVATKPSSIQQASDWGLQGWGPKYDGSQIPTVFGETRPYSYAGNNFDRFYETGGALTNSVALSGGNGKQNFRMSLADLRSTSIVPNAGFDRTNISFSTNSKFGEKLTVSGKILYSKETAKNRPKVSDSPGNSNEAVWRLPGNINIEDTKGDPNKPGALPDGLAADVYDAGGREPGTEMLSNYSNFWGSNAYWSAYQYNNTTKRDRVTASGQLRYDITDFLYVQGRLSTDFYYTKAEGLTPQGTGYAQGGSIGESFTNRQENNMDAMIGFDDVFGKISVNAFVGGNKQYSKYEQISASGNGFSVPFFHALNSANNRNFGYGFSESGINSVFGSAEVGYNNYLFLTATARQDKFSILNGKDILYPSVGGSFVFSDAFVDAMPSWMSFGKLRASWAQVGLTGSLGAYQTTQPYGLSSNPHLEKNMARFANSSTIANPFVNPALSTETEIGLDLRFLGGRFGLDLGYYDQKTTNDILNASIATSSGFNSTTVNVGELTNKGFEFLFTATPIRKNDFSWDISLNLATNKNEVVSLIPGSSELAFEESRTQTSRIKHIVGQPYGVITGITQKMINGQPVFTSEGLPVRDDVYNEIGQSVARLTGGLNNNFAYKGFNLSFLIDAKFGGEIHSGTNQSMDQWGFSQNSLIGREGQAPLTVSGVTEEGEPLNLTLTPQQANAYWNNLGGRNAAAYIYDASFVKLRQLVLGYKLSREVVSKTPFQAISLSFVGRNLAVLHKNIPNIDPESSYSTVGGAQGLEYFALPATRTYGVSLNITY; encoded by the coding sequence ATGAGAAAAAAACTACCTGTATGGAAAGTTTTTATCTTCTCTCTTATCTCATGCTATTCAATGGCTCAGTCAATGAATGTTACGGGAACAGTGGTAGAGGATGATGGAACCCCGCTTTATGGGGTAAATGTTACTGTAAAGGGGACCACTAACGGTGCCATTACAGATGATGCTGGTGAATACAGTATAACGGTAACTAAAGGTCAAACAATTACCTATAGTTATGTGGGTTTTGATGCACAAGACATTACAGTAGGTAATGCTAATGTAATTAATGTGACCCTAGCTCCGGATGCGAGTGTACTTGGTGAGGTGGTAGTAACTGCCTTGGGTGTTGCTAGAGACAAAAGAGCACTTCAATACTCCGTTACGGAAGTAAGTGGTGAGAATTTTACAAAAGCACGCGAGAATAACTTAGGAAATTCACTTTCTGGTAGAGTAGCCGGAGTGAACGTTTCTGCACCATCTACTGGTCCTGGAGGTTCTTCTAGGATTATTATTAGAGGAAATAAAACGCTTGGTGGTCAAAACCAACCGCTTTATGTAATTGATGGTGTACCTATGGATAATAGCCAAAACGGTAATGCTGGTATGTGGGGTGGTTCAGATGGCGGAGATGGTCTGTCTAGTTTGAACCCAGACGATATTGAGTCTATTACTGTTTTAAAGGGAGCAAATGCTGCTGCTCTTTATGGTTCTAGAGGTGGTAACGGTGTAATTAATGTTACAACTAAAAAAGGAACAAAAAGAAAAGGAATAGGCGTAGAATATGGTTTGAATTATGTTGCTGAGGCAATCAACGACCAATCTGACCTTCAAGACCAATTCGGTCAAGGTTCTTATGTAAATGGAGTAGCTACTAAGCCTTCTAGTATTCAGCAGGCTAGTGATTGGGGACTTCAAGGCTGGGGCCCTAAATATGATGGAAGTCAAATTCCTACGGTTTTTGGAGAAACTAGACCGTATAGTTATGCAGGAAATAACTTTGATAGATTTTACGAAACTGGTGGAGCTTTAACAAACTCTGTTGCTTTAAGTGGTGGAAATGGCAAGCAGAATTTTAGAATGTCTTTAGCAGATTTGCGTTCAACTAGTATAGTACCAAATGCAGGTTTTGATAGAACTAATATTTCGTTTTCTACTAACTCCAAGTTTGGTGAGAAGTTAACTGTTTCTGGTAAGATTCTTTATTCTAAAGAAACTGCAAAGAATAGACCTAAAGTTTCAGATTCCCCTGGTAACTCTAATGAGGCTGTTTGGAGACTCCCTGGTAATATAAATATAGAAGACACTAAAGGAGATCCAAATAAACCGGGTGCACTTCCAGATGGTTTAGCAGCTGATGTATACGATGCTGGTGGTAGAGAGCCTGGAACTGAAATGTTATCTAACTATTCTAATTTCTGGGGTTCTAATGCTTATTGGTCTGCGTATCAATATAATAATACTACCAAAAGAGACCGTGTGACAGCTTCTGGTCAATTAAGATATGACATTACAGATTTCTTATATGTTCAAGGTAGATTAAGTACTGACTTTTACTATACGAAAGCAGAAGGTTTGACTCCTCAAGGAACTGGATATGCTCAAGGTGGTAGTATAGGTGAGTCTTTCACAAATCGTCAAGAGAATAACATGGATGCCATGATTGGTTTTGATGATGTTTTTGGGAAAATATCTGTTAACGCTTTTGTTGGTGGAAATAAGCAGTATAGTAAGTATGAGCAAATCTCTGCAAGTGGTAATGGTTTCTCAGTGCCTTTTTTCCATGCTTTGAACTCTGCTAATAACAGAAACTTTGGCTACGGATTCTCGGAGTCTGGTATTAACTCTGTTTTTGGTTCTGCGGAAGTAGGATATAATAATTATTTATTCTTGACAGCTACAGCTAGACAAGATAAGTTCTCTATCTTAAATGGTAAAGATATTCTTTATCCTTCTGTTGGTGGTAGTTTTGTGTTTAGTGATGCATTTGTAGATGCTATGCCTTCTTGGATGAGTTTTGGTAAATTAAGAGCATCTTGGGCTCAGGTAGGTTTAACAGGTTCTTTAGGGGCATATCAAACCACTCAGCCTTATGGATTGAGTAGTAATCCTCACTTGGAAAAAAACATGGCGAGGTTTGCAAATAGTAGTACTATTGCTAATCCATTTGTTAATCCAGCATTATCTACAGAAACAGAGATTGGTTTAGATTTACGTTTTCTTGGTGGACGTTTTGGTTTAGATCTTGGTTATTATGACCAAAAGACAACCAATGATATCCTTAATGCATCTATTGCTACATCATCTGGTTTTAATTCTACTACGGTAAACGTAGGCGAGTTGACAAATAAGGGGTTTGAATTCTTATTTACTGCTACGCCAATCAGGAAGAATGATTTCTCGTGGGATATTTCATTGAACCTTGCAACCAACAAAAATGAGGTTGTGAGTCTAATCCCGGGTTCTTCAGAGCTTGCTTTTGAGGAGTCTAGAACGCAAACTTCGCGTATTAAGCACATAGTAGGTCAGCCTTATGGCGTAATTACAGGTATTACACAGAAAATGATAAATGGACAACCTGTATTTACATCGGAAGGTCTTCCTGTAAGAGACGATGTTTATAATGAAATAGGCCAATCTGTTGCTAGATTAACCGGAGGTCTTAATAATAACTTTGCCTATAAAGGCTTCAATTTAAGTTTCTTAATTGATGCTAAGTTTGGAGGAGAAATTCATTCAGGTACTAATCAGTCTATGGATCAATGGGGATTCTCTCAGAATTCTCTAATAGGTAGAGAGGGTCAAGCACCTCTTACAGTATCAGGTGTTACGGAAGAAGGAGAGCCTTTGAATTTGACATTGACGCCACAGCAGGCAAATGCATATTGGAATAATTTAGGCGGAAGAAACGCTGCTGCATATATATATGATGCAAGTTTTGTGAAACTTCGTCAATTGGTACTTGGCTATAAATTATCAAGAGAAGTTGTATCTAAAACTCCATTTCAGGCTATCAGTCTTTCTTTTGTGGGTAGAAATTTGGCTGTTCTTCATAAGAACATTCCTAATATTGATCCAGAATCTAGCTATTCAACCGTTGGTGGTGCTCAGGGACTAGAGTATTTTGCTCTTCCTGCCACTAGAACTTACGGAGTAAGCTTGAACATTACTTATTAA
- a CDS encoding SusD/RagB family nutrient-binding outer membrane lipoprotein, which produces MKKILISFFSLLLINTSCNQDDLEKLNINPQAINEIDMNFLFTSAQLGTASGGDRGDNRYIDWRTNMGMFAHAIQHIANVGGGIAPGDKYSDNAEVNSAPWDFLYNGPLQSLTEVIIQTGPEGFQAGQRANLLQASRILRAYNFMRLTDYYGNIPYSEAMKGKSEGTFFPKFDSQESIYADLLKEVSEATVALSASAPDAGFANADLYYGGDIAKWKKFGNSLLLRMAMRVSNVDAAATTKYATQAISGGLMTSNADITKVDMDLGPSEWTNQNGISRAFADGDGGQPSPLSATLVNWLMTKNDPRLMILSGGVGGVDTVAANQKGLPNGLDTGTLQDFLGKTGANPMEEFSVINPLLLEDDESYVFMNYSEVEFLLAEAAERGIGGASDAAGHYAKGVKAAIQQYDLYDASFVVSDEVADAYIAANPYNGLESIGEQMWVSKFFNWWEAWADWKRTGFPKLTPVNYLGNITNGTIPRKLRIPNSELSTNPDNFQSGATLPNEYTTRVWWDVK; this is translated from the coding sequence ATGAAAAAAATACTAATAAGCTTCTTTTCACTTCTTTTGATTAACACAAGTTGTAATCAAGATGATTTGGAAAAATTAAATATCAACCCACAAGCTATAAACGAGATCGACATGAACTTCTTGTTTACGTCAGCTCAGCTGGGTACTGCTTCGGGCGGAGACCGTGGCGATAACCGTTACATTGACTGGCGTACCAATATGGGTATGTTTGCTCATGCTATTCAGCATATTGCGAATGTTGGAGGGGGAATTGCCCCAGGTGATAAATACTCTGACAATGCGGAAGTTAATTCTGCACCTTGGGATTTTCTTTACAATGGACCTTTACAAAGCCTTACAGAGGTTATAATTCAAACAGGTCCTGAAGGTTTTCAGGCTGGTCAAAGAGCTAACTTACTTCAAGCTTCTAGAATTCTGAGGGCGTATAACTTTATGCGTTTGACGGATTATTATGGTAATATTCCTTACTCAGAGGCTATGAAAGGCAAGTCTGAGGGGACATTCTTCCCTAAGTTTGATTCTCAGGAGTCTATTTATGCAGACCTTTTGAAAGAAGTTTCTGAAGCCACTGTTGCTTTAAGTGCAAGTGCACCAGATGCTGGTTTTGCTAATGCAGATTTATATTATGGTGGAGACATTGCTAAATGGAAGAAATTTGGAAACTCTCTTTTATTAAGAATGGCTATGCGTGTTTCTAATGTAGACGCCGCTGCTACTACCAAATATGCTACGCAAGCTATTTCTGGTGGCTTGATGACTTCCAATGCCGATATTACAAAAGTAGATATGGATTTAGGGCCAAGTGAGTGGACTAATCAAAACGGTATTTCTAGAGCTTTTGCTGATGGTGACGGTGGACAGCCTTCTCCATTAAGTGCAACATTAGTAAACTGGTTAATGACTAAAAACGATCCTCGTTTAATGATTTTGAGCGGAGGAGTTGGTGGAGTAGATACCGTAGCCGCTAACCAAAAAGGTCTTCCTAATGGACTTGATACGGGTACGCTTCAAGATTTCTTAGGAAAAACGGGTGCAAACCCAATGGAAGAGTTTTCTGTCATTAATCCATTATTATTAGAGGATGATGAGAGTTATGTTTTCATGAACTATTCTGAAGTAGAATTTTTACTTGCAGAAGCTGCTGAAAGAGGAATAGGCGGAGCATCTGATGCGGCAGGGCATTATGCTAAAGGCGTAAAGGCTGCTATTCAGCAGTATGATCTTTATGATGCCTCATTTGTTGTTTCTGATGAGGTTGCAGATGCTTATATAGCTGCAAACCCTTACAATGGCTTAGAGTCAATTGGTGAGCAAATGTGGGTTAGTAAATTCTTCAACTGGTGGGAAGCATGGGCTGACTGGAAAAGAACTGGTTTCCCTAAGTTAACTCCGGTGAACTATCTGGGTAACATTACTAATGGAACTATCCCTCGTAAATTGAGAATTCCAAATAGTGAATTATCTACCAATCCTGATAATTTTCAATCAGGTGCTACTTTACCAAATGAGTATACTACACGTGTTTGGTGGGATGTTAAGTAA